The Mycolicibacterium doricum genome includes a region encoding these proteins:
- a CDS encoding Na+/H+ antiporter subunit D, with protein MRVASVLMPLPVLIPTIAAALTLFAGRRPVLQRVLAQVALVAVVVVCATLVYLTDRDGTLALHVGGWGQSIPGMGPLGITLVVDRLSALMLMVSSIVLLAVVAYAIGQGIRDGDGRQPVSIFLPTYLVLSAGVCTAFLAGDLFNLYVGFEVLLSASFVLLTIGASAERVRAGISYVMVSMVSSMIFLLGIGLVYAATGTLNLAELAVRLDDVSEGTRMALFAVLMVAFGIKAAVFPLSTWLPDSYPTAPAPVTAVFAGLLTKVGVYAIIRAHSLLFPGGGLDQVLLWAALLTMVVGILGAIAQSDIKRLLSFTLVSHIGYMVFGIALSSDLGMAGAIYYVAHHIVVQTTLFLVVGLIERQAGASTMTRLGGLAAASPLLAFVFVVPAVNLGGIPPFSGFIGKVALLEAGAANGTPLAWALVGGGVVTSLLTLYVVARVWTKAFWRSREDAPEGHLSSTAPAALLDDTSESDDIQFVDRDHVGRMPAGMLVPTAALIAVGLTLTVAAGPIFAYSGRAAGEVIDRDHYITAVVGERP; from the coding sequence ATGAGAGTGGCCTCGGTGCTCATGCCGCTGCCGGTGCTGATCCCGACGATCGCCGCTGCGCTGACGCTGTTCGCGGGCCGTCGCCCGGTGCTGCAGCGGGTGCTGGCGCAGGTGGCGCTCGTCGCGGTCGTCGTGGTCTGCGCGACGCTCGTCTACCTCACCGACCGCGACGGCACGCTGGCCCTGCACGTCGGCGGATGGGGCCAGAGCATCCCCGGCATGGGTCCGCTGGGCATCACCCTGGTCGTGGACCGGTTGTCTGCGCTGATGCTGATGGTGTCGTCCATCGTGCTGCTGGCGGTGGTCGCCTACGCCATCGGCCAGGGCATCCGCGACGGTGACGGCCGTCAGCCGGTGTCGATCTTCCTGCCCACCTATCTGGTGCTGTCGGCGGGGGTGTGCACGGCCTTCCTCGCCGGTGACCTGTTCAACCTGTACGTCGGGTTCGAGGTGCTGCTGTCCGCGAGCTTCGTGCTGCTGACCATCGGTGCCAGCGCCGAGCGCGTACGGGCGGGCATCTCGTACGTAATGGTGTCGATGGTGTCGTCGATGATCTTCCTGCTCGGCATCGGACTGGTGTACGCCGCGACCGGCACGCTGAACCTGGCCGAGCTGGCCGTGCGTCTCGACGACGTCTCCGAAGGCACCCGCATGGCGCTGTTCGCGGTGCTGATGGTGGCGTTCGGCATCAAGGCGGCGGTGTTCCCCCTGTCGACGTGGTTGCCCGACTCCTACCCGACCGCACCGGCGCCCGTCACTGCGGTGTTCGCCGGGCTGCTGACGAAGGTCGGCGTCTACGCGATCATCCGGGCGCATTCACTGCTGTTCCCGGGCGGCGGGCTGGACCAGGTGCTGCTGTGGGCGGCGCTGCTGACCATGGTGGTCGGCATCCTGGGCGCGATCGCACAGAGCGACATCAAGCGACTGTTGTCCTTCACGCTCGTGAGCCACATCGGGTACATGGTGTTCGGCATCGCGCTGTCCAGCGACCTCGGCATGGCGGGCGCCATCTACTACGTGGCGCACCACATCGTCGTGCAGACCACGCTGTTTCTCGTGGTGGGTTTGATCGAGCGCCAGGCCGGTGCCTCGACGATGACGCGCCTCGGCGGGTTGGCTGCCGCCAGCCCATTGCTGGCCTTCGTCTTCGTCGTGCCGGCGGTGAATCTGGGCGGGATACCGCCGTTCTCCGGTTTCATCGGCAAGGTCGCGCTGCTCGAGGCCGGCGCAGCCAACGGAACACCACTGGCCTGGGCGCTAGTCGGCGGCGGTGTGGTGACCAGCCTGCTGACGCTGTACGTGGTGGCGCGGGTGTGGACGAAGGCGTTCTGGCGGTCGCGTGAGGACGCACCGGAGGGGCACCTGTCGTCCACCGCGCCCGCGGCGCTGCTGGACGACACCTCCGAATCGGATGACATCCAATTCGTGGACCGTGACCATGTCGGCCGCATGCCCGCCGGAATGCTGGTGCCGACCGCGGCGCTGATCGCGGTCGGCCTGACGCTGACCGTGGCGGCGGGGCCGATCTTCGCCTACAGCGGCCGAGCTGCCGGCGAGGTGATCGACCGCGACCACTACATCACCGCGGTGGTGGGTGAGCGGCCATGA
- a CDS encoding Na(+)/H(+) antiporter subunit C — protein MTTYLVPLVLIGGLTSVGVYLLLERNLTRMLLGLLLISNAINLLILTVAGPSGNPPVRGRTSADEASTADPLAQGMILTAIVISMGIAAFILALAYRSYRLTTAEEVGNDPEDTRVSSMAAQEAAVLDEDRPPEPDLAIDTDLPDELDALPGRDGSR, from the coding sequence GTGACCACCTACCTCGTTCCCCTGGTCTTGATCGGCGGCCTGACCAGTGTCGGTGTCTACCTGCTCCTCGAGCGCAACCTGACCCGAATGTTGTTGGGGCTGTTGCTGATCAGCAATGCCATCAACCTGTTGATTCTCACGGTGGCCGGGCCGTCCGGCAATCCGCCGGTGCGGGGGCGCACCAGCGCAGACGAGGCCTCCACAGCTGACCCGTTGGCGCAGGGCATGATCCTCACCGCGATCGTCATCAGCATGGGGATTGCAGCGTTCATCCTTGCGCTGGCCTACCGCTCCTATCGATTGACCACCGCTGAAGAGGTCGGGAACGACCCCGAGGACACCCGCGTGTCGTCGATGGCCGCCCAGGAGGCCGCCGTTCTCGACGAGGACCGGCCACCCGAACCAGATCTGGCGATCGACACCGACCTGCCCGACGAACTCGATGCGCTGCCGGGTCGGGATGGCTCCCGGTGA
- a CDS encoding Na+/H+ antiporter subunit A: protein MLAILCAHAVATALAPLMVARWGRIVFYPLAVVPLVSLVWVALNWPEPGGAQTLNFVWLPELSMDITLRFDTLAAIMSVLILGIGALVLFYCGTYFHHRDGHIEKRLPSFAAEMVAFAGSMFGLVVSDNMLILYVFWETTTVLSFLLVGHYAERATSRRAATQALLVTTFGGLAMLVGIIILGNRAGTYLLSELVAAPPSGVAAGVGVALILVGALSKSAIVPLHFWLPGAMAAPTPVSAYLHAAAMVKAGVFLVARMTPGFADSPVWRPMIVTLGLATMLLAGWRAVREYDLKLILAFGTVSQLGLIIIMVGTGGRDMMLAGLAMLVAHAMFKASLFMVVGVVDHSTGTRDIRRLAWLGDRSKPLLIIAIGATASMAALPPFLGFVAKEADFEAVLHSAALGPAAPWVLAGIAFGSVFTTIYSLRFLWGAFSRKGLPAPSVRVREMHRPSVAFLAAPAVLAAAGLVSGLWPVPLDAVLGDYAQTVPGGSDYHLALWHGLTLPLLLSVLVIATGIVAFSERSRLRRARVAYLPLGNADQVYDALIRGLDRLSVRLTATTQRGSVPATQSVILCTLVALPAAALALGARDRPNFALWDSPWVVVVGLLMLAAALGAAVMRNRLAAVLLIGVTGYGCGAIFALHGAPDLALTQFLVETLVLVVFVLVLRTLPAEAEKAHINRMRLPRVVLSLAVGVTVTSLAVYAMAARTGAGIAELIPDAAYYRGQGANAVNVLLVDIRAWDTMGEISVLLVAATGVASLVFRNRRFGTAPRVSDAGQPDIGRIGNFANSRAAGDRTWLRGSELRDPRHRSLVLEVATRVIFPLIMVLSAYFFFAGHNTPGGGFAGGLTAGLALVLRYLAGGRYELGETLPLDAGKILGVGLALSAGTAVTSLFLGAPVLSSAVVELELPVFGSVKLVTALFFDSGVYLIVVGLVLDVLRSLGAQVDVEMSQPNSGSSRSAAKVGAR, encoded by the coding sequence ATGCTGGCCATCCTCTGTGCCCATGCGGTCGCCACCGCGTTGGCGCCCCTCATGGTGGCCAGATGGGGACGGATCGTGTTCTATCCGCTGGCGGTCGTCCCGCTGGTCTCCTTGGTGTGGGTTGCGCTGAACTGGCCGGAGCCCGGTGGTGCGCAGACCCTCAACTTCGTCTGGCTGCCCGAGCTGTCCATGGACATCACGCTGCGGTTCGACACGTTGGCCGCGATCATGAGCGTGCTCATCCTGGGTATCGGCGCGCTCGTGCTGTTCTACTGCGGCACGTACTTCCACCATCGCGACGGCCACATCGAGAAGCGTCTGCCCAGTTTCGCCGCCGAGATGGTGGCGTTCGCCGGGTCCATGTTCGGGCTGGTCGTCAGCGACAACATGCTGATCCTGTACGTGTTCTGGGAGACGACTACGGTGTTGTCGTTCCTGCTGGTCGGCCACTACGCCGAACGTGCGACGAGCCGCCGCGCCGCCACGCAGGCACTGCTCGTCACCACCTTCGGCGGGCTGGCGATGCTGGTGGGCATCATCATCCTCGGCAACCGCGCCGGCACCTACCTGCTCTCCGAACTGGTCGCCGCACCGCCGTCCGGGGTCGCCGCCGGGGTGGGGGTGGCGCTCATCCTGGTGGGCGCCCTGTCGAAATCGGCGATCGTGCCGCTGCACTTCTGGCTTCCCGGGGCGATGGCCGCGCCCACCCCCGTGAGCGCCTATCTGCACGCCGCGGCCATGGTCAAGGCCGGGGTGTTCCTGGTGGCACGGATGACTCCCGGATTCGCCGACTCCCCGGTGTGGCGCCCGATGATCGTCACCCTCGGACTTGCGACGATGTTGTTGGCCGGCTGGCGTGCGGTGCGCGAGTACGACCTCAAACTCATCCTGGCATTCGGCACGGTCAGCCAGTTGGGGTTGATCATCATCATGGTCGGCACCGGTGGGCGCGACATGATGCTGGCCGGACTGGCCATGCTGGTCGCGCACGCGATGTTCAAGGCGTCGCTGTTCATGGTGGTCGGTGTCGTCGACCACTCGACCGGCACCCGCGACATCCGGCGGCTGGCCTGGCTGGGCGACCGCAGCAAGCCGCTGCTGATCATCGCCATCGGCGCCACGGCAAGCATGGCGGCGCTTCCGCCGTTCCTCGGGTTCGTCGCCAAGGAGGCCGACTTCGAGGCTGTGTTGCACAGCGCCGCGCTCGGGCCCGCCGCGCCGTGGGTGCTCGCCGGTATCGCGTTCGGATCGGTGTTCACCACCATCTACAGCCTGCGCTTTCTATGGGGTGCGTTCAGCCGCAAGGGGTTGCCGGCACCGAGCGTCCGGGTGCGGGAGATGCACCGCCCTTCGGTCGCGTTCCTCGCCGCACCGGCGGTCCTGGCCGCCGCCGGCCTGGTGTCGGGTCTGTGGCCAGTACCGCTGGACGCCGTGCTCGGCGACTACGCACAGACGGTGCCCGGCGGCTCGGACTACCACCTGGCGCTGTGGCACGGCCTGACCCTGCCGCTGCTGCTGTCGGTGCTGGTGATCGCGACCGGTATCGTCGCGTTCTCCGAGCGGTCCAGACTGCGGCGGGCGCGGGTGGCCTACCTTCCGCTGGGCAACGCCGACCAGGTCTACGACGCGCTGATCCGCGGGCTCGACAGGCTGTCGGTGCGGCTGACCGCGACGACCCAGCGCGGCTCCGTCCCGGCCACCCAGTCGGTCATCCTCTGCACCCTGGTGGCGCTGCCCGCGGCGGCGCTGGCCCTCGGCGCGCGCGACCGGCCGAACTTCGCACTGTGGGATTCGCCGTGGGTGGTCGTAGTCGGTCTGCTGATGCTGGCCGCCGCGCTAGGCGCGGCGGTGATGCGCAACCGCCTGGCCGCCGTCCTGCTGATCGGGGTCACCGGCTACGGCTGCGGTGCGATCTTCGCGCTGCACGGCGCGCCGGATCTGGCGCTGACCCAGTTCCTGGTCGAGACGCTGGTGCTGGTCGTCTTCGTGCTGGTGTTGCGCACCCTGCCCGCCGAAGCCGAGAAGGCCCACATCAACCGCATGCGCCTGCCGCGTGTGGTGCTCTCGCTGGCAGTCGGTGTGACGGTGACGTCGCTCGCGGTGTACGCGATGGCGGCCCGCACGGGTGCGGGGATCGCCGAGTTGATTCCGGACGCCGCCTACTACCGCGGCCAAGGGGCCAACGCGGTGAACGTCCTGTTGGTCGACATCCGCGCCTGGGACACCATGGGTGAGATATCGGTGCTGCTCGTCGCGGCGACCGGCGTCGCCTCGCTGGTGTTCCGCAACCGCCGTTTCGGCACCGCGCCGCGGGTGTCGGACGCCGGCCAGCCCGACATCGGGCGCATCGGCAACTTCGCCAACAGCCGGGCCGCCGGCGACAGAACCTGGCTGCGCGGCAGCGAACTGCGCGATCCGCGGCACCGCTCGCTGGTGCTGGAGGTGGCGACGCGCGTCATCTTCCCGCTCATCATGGTGCTCTCGGCCTACTTCTTCTTCGCCGGCCACAACACTCCTGGCGGTGGTTTCGCCGGCGGTTTGACGGCGGGTCTGGCATTGGTGCTGCGCTATCTCGCCGGCGGCCGCTACGAGCTCGGGGAGACGCTGCCGCTGGATGCGGGGAAGATCCTCGGCGTCGGCCTGGCGCTGTCCGCGGGCACGGCGGTGACGTCGCTTTTCCTCGGTGCGCCCGTATTGTCCTCGGCCGTCGTCGAATTGGAGTTGCCGGTCTTCGGCAGCGTCAAGTTGGTGACCGCACTGTTCTTCGATTCAGGGGTGTATCTGATCGTGGTGGGCCTCGTCCTCGACGTGCTGCGGAGCCTGGGCGCCCAGGTTGACGTGGAGATGTCCCAGCCGAACTCCGGTTCGAGCAGGTCGGCGGCGAAGGTGGGCGCACGGTGA
- a CDS encoding AAA family ATPase, producing the protein MTESELSGHETNLSHLRLTARLNTSALDSRRGVVRLHPEVIAALGIREWDAVSLTGARATAAVVGIAPSGIPTGTALLDDVTLSNAGLRENSPVIVAPATVYGARSVTVSGSRLATHSISPATLRQALLGKVMTVGDTVSLLPRDLGPGTSASAATTALASSVGITWTSELLTVTSVDPAGTVSIQPNSSVTWGGGPAGQTETPAAMGATVESTVGEATVTTPSADTPAVSYDDLKGSHVPAGRLTEWLKLSLDEPSLLQTLGATAHLGVLVSGPAGVGKATLVRTVCAQRRLVELDGPEVGALHAEDRLNRVSSAVATVRDGGGVLLITDIDALLPATPEPVGTLILTELRRAVATPGVAFVATSARPDGVDPRLRDPQLCDRELGLSLPDAATRKALLEVLLRGVPAQDLEIDEVAGRTPGFVIADLCALVREAALRAAARASADGAPPQLTQRDLTGALTVIRPLSRSATEELSVGSVTLADVGDMAETKQALSEAVLWPLQHPDTFERLGIEPPRGVLLYGPPGCGKTFVVRALASSGRLSVHAVKGAELMDKWVGASERAVRDLFRRARDSAPSLVFLDEIDALAPRRGQSFDSGVTDRVVASLLTELDGIEPMRNVVVLGATNRPDLIDPALLRPGRLERLVFVEPPDAEARREILRTAGKSIPLATEGEQAVDLDTLAAGLDGYSAADCVALLREAALSAMRRSIDAADVTATDVEAARQTVRPSLDRVQVDTLRAFSENR; encoded by the coding sequence ATGACGGAGTCCGAACTGTCCGGCCACGAAACCAATCTCAGCCATCTGCGGCTGACGGCGCGGCTGAACACCTCGGCGCTGGACTCCCGGCGCGGGGTGGTGCGGCTGCACCCCGAGGTGATCGCCGCGCTCGGTATACGGGAATGGGATGCGGTGTCGCTCACCGGCGCACGCGCGACAGCCGCGGTGGTCGGCATCGCCCCGTCGGGAATTCCGACCGGGACGGCCCTGCTCGACGACGTGACGCTGTCGAACGCGGGTCTGCGCGAAAACAGCCCCGTCATCGTGGCGCCGGCGACGGTTTACGGCGCGCGGTCGGTGACGGTGTCGGGGTCACGGCTGGCCACCCACTCGATCTCGCCCGCGACGCTGCGGCAGGCGCTGCTGGGCAAGGTGATGACGGTGGGCGACACCGTCTCCCTGCTGCCGCGCGACCTCGGCCCCGGAACGTCCGCGTCGGCGGCGACCACCGCACTCGCCTCGTCGGTGGGCATCACCTGGACCTCGGAACTGCTGACGGTCACCAGCGTCGACCCAGCCGGCACCGTGAGCATCCAACCGAATTCCTCTGTCACCTGGGGCGGCGGGCCTGCCGGCCAGACCGAAACGCCAGCCGCGATGGGAGCGACCGTGGAGTCCACGGTCGGGGAGGCCACCGTCACCACACCGTCGGCGGACACGCCGGCGGTGTCTTACGACGACCTCAAGGGCAGCCACGTCCCGGCCGGCCGGCTCACCGAATGGCTCAAACTCTCCCTCGACGAGCCGTCGTTGCTGCAGACCCTTGGTGCCACGGCACATCTCGGCGTCCTGGTGTCCGGACCCGCCGGGGTGGGCAAAGCCACGCTGGTGCGGACGGTCTGCGCGCAACGGCGACTCGTCGAGCTGGACGGCCCCGAGGTGGGCGCGCTGCACGCCGAGGACCGGCTCAACCGGGTCTCGTCGGCGGTGGCGACGGTGCGCGACGGCGGCGGCGTGCTGCTGATCACCGACATCGACGCGCTGCTGCCCGCGACGCCGGAACCGGTGGGCACGCTGATCCTCACCGAACTGCGCAGGGCCGTCGCGACACCCGGTGTGGCGTTCGTGGCGACCTCGGCCAGGCCGGATGGCGTCGACCCCCGGCTGCGCGACCCGCAGTTGTGCGACCGCGAACTGGGGTTGAGTCTGCCCGACGCCGCCACCCGCAAGGCCCTGCTGGAGGTGCTGTTGCGCGGCGTTCCGGCGCAGGACCTCGAGATCGACGAGGTCGCCGGGCGAACACCCGGTTTCGTGATCGCCGACCTGTGCGCACTGGTTCGGGAGGCGGCTCTGCGGGCGGCCGCGCGCGCCAGTGCCGACGGGGCGCCCCCACAGCTCACCCAGCGCGACCTCACCGGTGCGCTCACCGTGATTCGCCCGCTGTCGAGGTCGGCCACCGAAGAGCTGTCGGTCGGGTCGGTGACGCTCGCCGACGTCGGCGACATGGCCGAGACCAAGCAGGCACTGAGCGAGGCGGTGCTGTGGCCGCTTCAGCATCCCGACACCTTCGAACGCCTCGGCATCGAGCCGCCGCGCGGTGTGCTGCTCTACGGGCCGCCCGGCTGCGGTAAGACCTTCGTGGTGCGCGCCCTGGCCAGTTCGGGGCGGCTGTCCGTGCACGCCGTCAAGGGCGCCGAACTGATGGACAAATGGGTCGGCGCGTCGGAGAGGGCGGTGCGCGACCTGTTCCGCCGCGCCCGTGATTCTGCGCCGTCGCTGGTGTTCCTCGACGAGATCGACGCGTTGGCGCCGCGGCGCGGGCAGAGTTTCGACTCCGGGGTGACCGACCGCGTGGTGGCGTCGCTGCTGACGGAACTCGACGGCATCGAACCGATGCGCAACGTCGTGGTGCTTGGAGCCACCAACCGGCCCGATCTGATCGACCCGGCCCTGCTGCGGCCAGGCCGGCTGGAACGGCTGGTGTTCGTCGAACCACCTGACGCCGAGGCGCGACGCGAGATCCTGCGTACCGCGGGCAAATCCATCCCGCTGGCCACCGAGGGGGAACAAGCCGTCGACCTCGACACACTGGCCGCCGGCCTCGACGGCTACAGCGCCGCCGATTGCGTTGCGCTGCTCCGCGAGGCGGCGCTGTCGGCGATGCGGCGGTCGATCGACGCCGCCGACGTCACCGCGACCGACGTGGAGGCGGCCCGGCAGACCGTGCGCCCGTCGCTGGACCGGGTCCAGGTCGACACGCTGCGCGCGTTCTCCGAAAACCGCTAG
- the pssA gene encoding CDP-diacylglycerol--serine O-phosphatidyltransferase, whose protein sequence is MLPSAMTVAAICLGLSSVKFALDGRPTEAMAFLAVAAILDALDGRIARMLNATSKMGEEIDSLADAVNFGVAPAFIVYGTLLSQSRIGWIVVLLYAVCIVLRLARFNAMLTEDQPAYTKEFFVGMPAPAGAIGAIGPLAAKMQFGDGWWTSEMAVVIWIVGVSLLVVSTIPMRKIHTFSVPPNMVAPLLALLAIGVTASILYGYLVILVVIVAYVVHIPFAVRTNRWLAAHPETWDDKPRQRRAIRRASRREIRRTQPHRRSVARLGLRKPGR, encoded by the coding sequence ATGCTGCCCAGCGCGATGACGGTCGCCGCGATCTGCCTCGGCCTGTCGTCGGTGAAGTTCGCGCTCGACGGCAGGCCCACCGAGGCCATGGCGTTCCTGGCGGTGGCGGCGATCCTCGACGCCCTCGACGGCCGCATCGCTCGCATGCTCAACGCGACGTCGAAGATGGGCGAGGAGATCGACTCGCTGGCCGACGCGGTGAACTTCGGTGTCGCACCGGCGTTCATCGTCTACGGCACCCTGTTGTCGCAGTCGCGCATCGGCTGGATCGTGGTGCTGCTCTACGCGGTGTGTATCGTGCTGCGGTTGGCCAGGTTCAACGCGATGCTCACCGAAGACCAGCCCGCCTACACCAAGGAGTTCTTCGTCGGGATGCCGGCGCCCGCAGGGGCGATCGGCGCGATCGGTCCGCTGGCGGCCAAAATGCAGTTCGGCGACGGCTGGTGGACGTCGGAGATGGCGGTGGTCATCTGGATTGTCGGCGTGTCGCTGCTGGTGGTCAGCACGATCCCGATGCGCAAGATCCACACGTTCTCGGTGCCGCCGAACATGGTCGCGCCGCTGCTCGCGCTGCTGGCGATCGGCGTGACGGCCTCAATCCTCTACGGCTACCTGGTGATCCTGGTGGTGATCGTGGCCTACGTCGTGCACATCCCGTTCGCGGTGCGCACCAACCGGTGGCTCGCCGCGCACCCCGAGACGTGGGACGACAAACCGCGTCAGCGCCGCGCGATCCGCCGCGCCTCGCGACGCGAGATCCGGCGCACCCAGCCGCACCGTCGTTCGGTGGCCCGCCTCGGCCTGCGCAAACCCGGCCGGTGA
- a CDS encoding phosphatidylserine decarboxylase gives MARRPSTDDLRTGPERFMALVKTTVPPVHPAGLPFIGAGLAVAAAGRRNRWLRGVGLVAAGANAAFFRHPARVPPTRPGVVVAPADGLICLVEEAEPPAELDLAARPVPRVSIFLSIFDAHVQRIPISGEVVAVEHRPGLFGSAELAAASEDNERNSVVIRTDTGVQVIAVQIAGLVARRIVCDLTTGDKVNIGDTYGLIRYGSRLDTYLPEGTEIQVLPGQRAVGGETILATFS, from the coding sequence ATGGCCAGACGCCCCAGCACCGATGATCTCAGAACCGGCCCAGAGCGGTTCATGGCGCTGGTGAAGACCACCGTTCCGCCGGTCCACCCGGCTGGCTTGCCGTTCATCGGCGCCGGCCTCGCGGTGGCCGCCGCAGGCCGCCGCAACCGCTGGCTGCGGGGCGTGGGGCTGGTCGCCGCCGGTGCCAACGCCGCCTTCTTCCGGCATCCAGCGCGCGTGCCACCGACCCGGCCGGGCGTGGTCGTCGCGCCCGCCGACGGGCTGATCTGCCTGGTCGAGGAGGCCGAACCACCCGCCGAGCTCGACTTGGCTGCCCGGCCGGTGCCGCGGGTCAGCATCTTCCTGTCGATCTTCGACGCCCACGTCCAGCGCATCCCGATCAGCGGTGAGGTGGTCGCTGTCGAACACCGGCCAGGGTTGTTCGGCTCCGCCGAACTGGCGGCGGCCAGCGAGGACAACGAACGCAACAGCGTGGTGATCCGCACCGACACCGGCGTCCAGGTGATCGCCGTGCAGATCGCGGGCCTGGTCGCCCGTCGCATCGTCTGCGACCTCACCACCGGCGACAAGGTGAACATCGGCGACACCTACGGCCTGATCCGCTACGGTTCCCGGCTGGACACCTACCTTCCCGAGGGCACCGAGATCCAGGTGCTGCCGGGCCAGCGCGCGGTCGGCGGCGAGACGATCCTGGCGACGTTTTCGTGA
- the moeA gene encoding molybdopterin molybdotransferase MoeA: protein MRTVEQHQRVVAGLIQRRPAVRLPIAATLGLTLAEDVVAPLSLPGFDNSAMDGYAVVAKDVADATGDRPVRLPVAEDIPAGRTDPLVLQPGTAHRIMTGAPLPLGATAVVPVEATDAGTGTVAIRSPARAGQHVRTAGEDVTAGTTVLRAAVVLTPAALGLAAALGLGELAVIPRQRVLVMSTGTELVAPGTALLPGQIYESNAVMLAAAVREAGGEVVASPMTGDDVDAFRATLDRYAGQADLIVTTGGVSAGAYEVVKDALGGSPEVEFTKVAMQPGMPQGAGRVGGTPVVTLPGNPVSALVSFEVFLRAPLRAAMGAPQPERPRRSAVLTDNLTSPRGKRQFRRGVFDQHTGEVMSYGPPASHHLRWLASANCLLEIPEDTHELPAGSRVDLWDLS, encoded by the coding sequence GTGCGCACTGTCGAACAGCACCAGCGGGTCGTCGCTGGGCTGATCCAGAGGCGTCCGGCGGTCCGGCTGCCGATCGCCGCCACACTGGGCCTCACGCTGGCCGAGGACGTCGTCGCGCCGCTGTCCCTGCCCGGGTTCGACAACTCCGCGATGGACGGATACGCCGTCGTCGCCAAAGACGTCGCGGATGCGACCGGGGACCGACCGGTTCGTCTGCCGGTCGCCGAGGACATCCCGGCCGGGCGCACCGATCCGCTGGTGCTGCAACCCGGGACCGCGCACCGCATCATGACGGGCGCACCACTGCCTCTCGGGGCGACGGCGGTGGTCCCGGTCGAAGCCACCGACGCCGGCACCGGCACCGTGGCGATCCGTTCCCCCGCCCGGGCAGGACAACACGTCCGCACCGCCGGTGAGGACGTCACCGCGGGCACCACGGTCCTGCGGGCCGCAGTGGTGCTGACACCTGCGGCGCTGGGTCTGGCGGCGGCGCTGGGCCTCGGTGAACTCGCGGTCATCCCGCGGCAGCGCGTGCTGGTCATGTCGACGGGAACCGAACTGGTCGCCCCAGGTACTGCGCTGCTCCCCGGGCAGATCTACGAGTCCAATGCCGTCATGCTCGCCGCGGCCGTCCGCGAGGCCGGCGGTGAAGTGGTCGCCTCCCCGATGACCGGCGACGACGTCGACGCCTTCCGCGCAACGCTGGACCGCTACGCCGGACAGGCCGACCTGATAGTCACCACCGGCGGTGTCAGTGCTGGGGCCTACGAGGTCGTCAAGGACGCGCTCGGGGGCTCGCCTGAGGTCGAGTTCACCAAGGTGGCCATGCAACCCGGTATGCCGCAGGGCGCGGGCCGGGTCGGCGGGACGCCCGTCGTCACGCTGCCCGGCAATCCGGTCAGCGCGCTCGTCTCGTTCGAGGTGTTCTTGCGGGCACCGCTGCGCGCGGCGATGGGCGCACCGCAGCCCGAACGCCCACGCCGCAGCGCAGTGCTCACCGACAATCTGACGTCGCCACGCGGTAAGCGACAGTTCCGCAGAGGTGTGTTCGACCAGCACACCGGCGAGGTGATGAGCTACGGGCCGCCGGCGTCGCACCACCTGCGCTGGCTGGCGTCGGCCAACTGTCTGCTCGAGATCCCCGAAGACACCCACGAGCTGCCCGCCGGATCGCGGGTCGACCTATGGGACCTGAGCTAG
- a CDS encoding SDR family NAD(P)-dependent oxidoreductase, whose protein sequence is MSPNTKWTAADVPDQEGRVAVITGANTGIGYQAAAVLAGKGAHVVLAVRNTDKGRAAAERIRAGMPHADVSVRELDLTSLDSIRAASDELRADYPRIDLLVNNAGVMMTDKGTTKDGFELQLGTNHLGHFALTGQLLDNLLPVEGSRVVTISSGAHRFGRMNFDDLQSERGYNRVTAYGQSKLANLLFTYELDRRLSAKGAPTIAVAAHPGGSDTELTRNLWPVLRQPIQLVWGLLAQSAEMGALPTLRAATDPDVRGGQYYGPDGIGEQRGHPKLVQSSARSHDAAAQRRLWSVSEELTGVTFPV, encoded by the coding sequence ATGAGCCCGAACACCAAATGGACTGCGGCGGACGTGCCCGACCAGGAGGGCCGTGTCGCCGTCATCACCGGCGCGAACACGGGCATCGGTTACCAGGCGGCGGCGGTGCTGGCCGGTAAGGGCGCCCACGTGGTGCTCGCCGTGCGCAACACCGACAAGGGCCGCGCGGCAGCCGAGCGCATCCGCGCAGGAATGCCGCATGCGGACGTGAGCGTGCGTGAACTCGATCTGACGTCACTGGACAGCATCCGCGCTGCGTCTGACGAGCTGCGCGCCGACTACCCGCGGATCGACCTGCTGGTCAACAACGCCGGCGTGATGATGACCGACAAGGGCACCACCAAGGACGGTTTCGAGCTGCAGCTCGGCACCAACCACCTCGGGCACTTCGCGCTCACGGGCCAACTGCTGGACAACCTGCTCCCCGTCGAGGGCTCGCGCGTCGTCACCATCAGCAGCGGCGCACACCGCTTCGGCCGCATGAACTTCGACGACCTGCAGTCCGAACGCGGCTACAACCGTGTCACCGCCTATGGGCAGAGCAAGCTGGCCAACCTGCTGTTCACCTACGAGCTCGACCGCCGGCTGTCGGCCAAGGGCGCGCCGACCATCGCCGTCGCCGCGCATCCCGGCGGCTCCGACACCGAGCTGACCCGGAACCTGTGGCCGGTGCTGCGGCAACCCATCCAGCTCGTATGGGGGCTGCTGGCACAGAGCGCCGAGATGGGTGCGCTACCGACGCTGCGCGCGGCGACGGACCCGGACGTGCGTGGCGGGCAGTACTACGGCCCCGACGGCATCGGCGAACAGCGCGGCCACCCGAAACTCGTGCAGTCCAGCGCCCGTTCGCACGATGCGGCCGCACAGCGCCGCCTGTGGAGTGTTTCCGAAGAACTCACCGGCGTCACCTTCCCCGTCTGA